The Euphorbia lathyris chromosome 2, ddEupLath1.1, whole genome shotgun sequence genome includes a window with the following:
- the LOC136219815 gene encoding uncharacterized protein: protein MSCLACLPSCCATMTCGLCTSVASGVSKKSARLAYCGLFGLSLIVSWILREVGAPLLEKLPWINSSDTDQSKEWYQIQAVLRVSLGNCLFFAIFALIMIGVKDQNDRRDSWHHGGWIAKMVIWALLVVLMFFMPNVIISIYGTISKFGAGLFLLVQVIILLDFTHTWNDAWVEKDEQKWYIALLVVSIGCYLAAFVFSGLLFIWFNPSGHDCGLNIFFIVMTMILAFGCGIIALHPAVNGSLLPAAVISVYCAYVCYTGLSSEPRGYVCNGLHNKTKAVSTSTLLLGMLTTVLSVVYSAVRAGSSSTFLSPPSSPRASDAKKPLLDEQLEEGKKDNKEKEARPVSYSYTFFHLIFALASMYSAMLLSGWTDSSESSDLIDVGWTSVWVRICTEWITVALYVWTLVAPLLIPDREF, encoded by the exons atgtcTTGCTTGGCTTGCTTACCATCATGTTGTGCAACTATGACATGCGGCCTTTGCACATCAGTAGCTTCCGGCGTTTCGAAGAAATCCGCTAGGCTCGCTTATTGTGGTCTCTTTGGTCTCTCTCTTATCGTTTCATGGATTTTGAGAGAAGTCGGTGCTCCTCTCTTGGAGAAACTACCTT GGATAAATTCTTCTGATACTGATCAGTCAAAAGAGTGGTATCAAATACAGGCAGTACTTCGTGTGAGCTTAGGGAATTGCTTGTTTTTTGCAATATTTGCCCTGATAATGATTGGTGTGAAGGACCAAAATGATAGACGTGATTCGTGGCACCATGGCGGATGGATTGCAAAGATGGTGATATGGGCTTTGCTTGTCGTTCTCATGTTTTTCATGCCAAATGTCATTATCTCAATATATG GGACTATATCAAAATTTGGTGCGGGACTATTTTTGTTGGTTCAAGTGATTATATTGCTGGATTTTACACACACATGGAATGATGCATGGGTTGAGAAAGATGAACAGAAATG GTATATTGCTCTGCTTGTTGTATCAATTGGGTGCTACCTTGCAGCATTCGTATTCTCTGGTTTATTGTTTATATGGTTTAACCCGTCTGGACATGACTGTGGCCTCAACATCTTCTTCATCGTCATGACTATGATTCTTGCATTTGGCTGCGGTATAATAGCATTGCATCCTGCG GTTAATGGAAGTCTCCTTCCTGCTGCGGTGATATCAGTGTATTGTGCTTATGTTTGTTACACGGGTCTCTCTAGTGAACCACGTGGCTACGTATGCAATGGCCTCCACAACAAAACAAAAGCAGTTTCTACAAGTACACTTCTTCTTGGGATGCTAACAACTGTTCTCTCTGTTGTATACTCCGCTGTTCGTGCTGGGTCTTCATCAACGTTTCTATCGCCACCATCATCACCTAGAGCATCAG ATGCGAAAAAACCGCTTCTTGATGAACAGTTGGAAGAGGGGAAGAAAgacaataaagaaaaagaagcacGGCCTGTGAGCTATTCGTATACATTCTTCCACCTGATATTTGCCTTGGCTAGCATGTACTCAGCTATGCTTCTTTCGGGGTGGACGGATTCATCTGAAAGCTCCGATCTGATAGATGTTGGATGGACATCGGTTTGGGTTCGTATATGCACAGAGTGGATCACTGTTGCACTCTACGTATGGACTCTTGTAGCCCCATTACTTATCCCGGACCGGGAGTTCTAG
- the LOC136219816 gene encoding uncharacterized protein At5g19025-like isoform X2: protein MHQLLFTMPSSSSSSKPLKFSSSSSSNPNPNSISSSSSSSSLLCKHSPSATLDILILILVLFSGIFLLTSYFTYIFRSLSILLSHSSLQLSVNVPPLPYICGFLALFIITLLLAEFCCGPRSRKCDKPGCKGLKKAMEFDLQLQTEDCVKTSGAKEIDKLPWKGGSEGNPDYECLRAELRKMAPPNGRAVLLFRARCGCPVAKLEGWGPKKGRRHKNRF, encoded by the exons ATGCACCAGCTCCTATTCACCATgccctcttcctcttcttcttcaaaaCCCCTCaaattctcttcttcttcttcatcaaaccctaaccctaattcaatttcttcatcatcatcatcttcttctcttctttgtaAGCATTCTCCATCTGCTACCCTTGATATTCTAATTTTGATTTTAGTTCTCTTTTCTGGAATTTTCCTCTTAACTTCTTACTTCACCTATATCTTTCGTTCTCTTTCCATTCTCCTTTCTCACTCTTCTCTCCAGCTTTCCGTCAATGTCCCTCCCCTTCCCTACATTTGCGGGTTCTTGGCGCTATTCATTATTACTCTCCTTCTGGCCGAGTTTTGCTGCGGCCCAAGATCTCGCAAGTGTGATAAGCCTGGATGCAAGGGGTTAAAGAAAGCGATGGAGTTTGATTTGCAACTGCAGACCGAGGATTGTGTTAAAACCAGTGGGGCTAAAGAGATCGATAAATTGCCTTGGAAAGGAGGAAGTGAAGGTAATCCTGATTATGAGTGTCTTCGAGCTGAGTTACGGAAGATGGCTCCACCTAATGGCAGGGCAGTTTTGCTTTTCCGAGCAAGGTGTGGGTGTCCTGTTGCCAAATTGGAGGGCTGGGGTCCAAAGAAGGGCCGGCGCCATAAAAA CAGATTTTAA
- the LOC136219816 gene encoding uncharacterized protein At5g19025-like isoform X1, with amino-acid sequence MHQLLFTMPSSSSSSKPLKFSSSSSSNPNPNSISSSSSSSSLLCKHSPSATLDILILILVLFSGIFLLTSYFTYIFRSLSILLSHSSLQLSVNVPPLPYICGFLALFIITLLLAEFCCGPRSRKCDKPGCKGLKKAMEFDLQLQTEDCVKTSGAKEIDKLPWKGGSEGNPDYECLRAELRKMAPPNGRAVLLFRARCGCPVAKLEGWGPKKGRRHKKALSNVATNGGDHR; translated from the exons ATGCACCAGCTCCTATTCACCATgccctcttcctcttcttcttcaaaaCCCCTCaaattctcttcttcttcttcatcaaaccctaaccctaattcaatttcttcatcatcatcatcttcttctcttctttgtaAGCATTCTCCATCTGCTACCCTTGATATTCTAATTTTGATTTTAGTTCTCTTTTCTGGAATTTTCCTCTTAACTTCTTACTTCACCTATATCTTTCGTTCTCTTTCCATTCTCCTTTCTCACTCTTCTCTCCAGCTTTCCGTCAATGTCCCTCCCCTTCCCTACATTTGCGGGTTCTTGGCGCTATTCATTATTACTCTCCTTCTGGCCGAGTTTTGCTGCGGCCCAAGATCTCGCAAGTGTGATAAGCCTGGATGCAAGGGGTTAAAGAAAGCGATGGAGTTTGATTTGCAACTGCAGACCGAGGATTGTGTTAAAACCAGTGGGGCTAAAGAGATCGATAAATTGCCTTGGAAAGGAGGAAGTGAAGGTAATCCTGATTATGAGTGTCTTCGAGCTGAGTTACGGAAGATGGCTCCACCTAATGGCAGGGCAGTTTTGCTTTTCCGAGCAAGGTGTGGGTGTCCTGTTGCCAAATTGGAGGGCTGGGGTCCAAAGAAGGGCCGGCGCCATAAAAA GGCACTGAGTAATGTGGCTACTAATGGGGGAGACCATCGCTGA
- the LOC136219817 gene encoding pentatricopeptide repeat-containing protein At5g19020, mitochondrial, producing MILISSFKSKSHLRCLNSSPFFSLQSILKWVSTQPQFFHQSETPFPQFNAGTDQSASNHELDLLSALKSCSSHLSVPQGQKIHCLVLKCGLESHTLLHNSLINMYAKCGLLADAMSLFDVSPKSDPVPFNIMIAANVKSGKLDDARKLFEVMPEKGCVAYTSMIMGFSQNNCWNGAIELFKQMRNVGVVPNELTMETMISAFPRLSGIWGCRVLHAQVIKMMFIEFVRISTNLVHMYCVCSCLLEARTLFDEMRERNTVSWNVMLNGYSKAGLLDLAKDVFNRIPNKDVFSWCTMIDGYVQVEKLSEALMMYRLMLSVGLRPNDFVMVDLISACGKTRAGGEGLQLHSAAVKMGFDCYDFIQATITYFYAECGRISEACLQFRLGSKDNVASWNALIAGFIRNRAIDQARELFNEMPGRDVFSWNTMLSGYTQNEQPKLALELFHQMIASKIKPTQVTMVSVFSAIAALGTLGEGRRAHQYIRDNSITLSDNLSAAIIDMYVKCGSINTALEVFYEIQDKVSTVSPWNAIICGLALHGLADLSLDIFSDLQRRHIELNAITFIGVLSACCHAGLVETGERHFRSMKRIHNVDPGIKHYGCMVDLFGRAGRVEEAEEMIRKMPMNADVVIWGTLLAACRTHGNVDVGERAAEELARLEPSHGGSKVLLSNIYADAGKWEDAWLIRRAMQSCKIQNLPGYSEVT from the coding sequence ATGATCTTGATCTCGTCTTTCAAATCCAAATCTCATCTTCGCTGCCTCAACTCCTCTCCGTTTTTCTCCTTACAATCTATTCTCAAATGGGTATCCACCCAACCTCAATTTTTTCATCAATCGGAAACCCCATTTCCGCAATTCAATGCCGGAACGGATCAAAGCGCCTCCAATCACGAGTTAGATTTGTTATCCGCTCTGAAATCATGTTCAAGCCATTTGTCCGTCCCTCAAGGCCAGAAAATCCACTGCCTTGTTTTGAAATGCGGCCTTGAGTCACACACTCTTTTACACAACAGTTTAATTAACATGTATGCTAAATGTGGGCTTTTAGCTGATGCTATGTCCTTGTTTGATGTATCTCCCAAATCGGATCCCGTGCCTTTCAATATAATGATTGCTGCGAATGTCAAATCTGGTAAGTTAGATGATGCCCGTAAACTGTTCGAGGTAATGCCTGAAAAGGGCTGTGTCGCATACACTTCTATGATCATGGGTTTTTCACAAAATAATTGTTGGAATGGAGCTATTGAGCTTTTTAAGCAGATGAGAAATGTGGGAGTTGTTCCTAATGAATTAACAATGGAAACTATGATCTCCGCTTTTCCTCGTCTAAGTGGGATTTGGGGTTGCAGAGTGCTTCATGCGCAAGTGATCAAGATGATGTTCATTGAGTTTGTTCGTATTTCAACTAATTTGGTTCATATGTATTGTGTTTGTTCATGTTTACTTGAGGCAAGAActttgtttgatgaaatgcGTGAGAGAAATACAGTTTCATGGAATGTGATGTTAAATGGTTATTCAAAAGCTGGGTTACTTGATTTAGCTAAAGATGTTTTCAATAGGATACCGAATAAAGATGTGTTTTCATGGTGTACGATGATTGATGGTTATGTTCAAGTAGAAAAGTTAAGTGAAGCTCTCATGATGTATCGATTAATGCTTTCTGTAGGGTTGCGGCCTAACGATTTTGTGATGGTTGATTTGATTTCGGCATGTGGGAAAACAAGAGCAGGTGGTGAAGGTCTGCAATTACACAGTGCTGCTGTGAAGATGGGGTTTGATTGTTATGATTTTATTCAGGCAACCATTACCTATTTTTATGCAGAATGTGGCAGGATTAGTGAGGCTTGTTTGCAATTTAGACTTGGTAGTAAGGACAATGTTGCTTCTTGGAATGCTCTTATAGCCGGATTTATACGAAATCGAGCGATTGATCAGGCAAGGGAATTGTTTAATGAGATGCCTGGGAGAGATGTATTTTCATGGAATACAATGCTTTCTGGTTACACACAGAATGAGCAGCCTAAATTGGCATTAGAATTATTCCATCAAATGATAGCTAGTAAGATCAAACCGACTCAAGTGACAATGGTTAGTGTTTTCTCTGCGATTGCTGCTTTAGGCACATTGGGAGAAGGAAGACGGGCACATCAATACATCCGTGACAACTCCATCACTCTCAGCGACAATTTGAGCGCTGCAATCATCGACATGTATGTCAAATGCGGGAGCATCAACACTGCCTTAGAGGTGTTCTATGAAATCCAGGATAAAGTATCCACTGTCTCACCTTGGAATGCAATTATTTGTGGGTTGGCCTTGCACGGACTTGCTGATTTATCTCTTGACATATTTTCGGACTTGCAAAGGCGCCATATCGAGCTCAACGCAATTACATTCATCGGAGTACTCAGTGCCTGCTGCCATGCTGGGTTAGTTGAGACTGGAGAGAGACATTTTAGAAGCATGAAAAGAATACATAATGTAGATCCTGGTATAAAGCATTATGGGTGTATGGTGGATCTGTTCGGCAGAGCGGGACGTGTGGAAGAAGCCGAGGAAATGATAAGGAAGATGCCGATGAATGCAGATGTGGTGATATGGGGAACATTGTTAGCAGCATGTAGAACACATGGAAATGTGGATGTAGGAGAAAGGGCTGCTGAAGAATTGGCAAGGTTGGAACCATCTCATGGGGGAAGCAAAGTTCTGTTATCTAACATATATGCAGATGCAGGCAAGTGGGAGGATGCTTGGTTAATAAGGAGAGCTATGCAAAGCTGCAAAATACAGAATTTACCAGGCTATAGTGAAGTGACATGA
- the LOC136219818 gene encoding mediator of RNA polymerase II transcription subunit 33A has protein sequence MAASIGSSIWDCVAEITKLAQEKGSDPFLWALQISSNLTSNGVNLPSPELADFLVSYICWDNNVPILWKFLEKALVLNIVPPLMVIALLSDRVIPCRHFRPVAYRLFMELLKRHAFSLKWQINGQNFEKTMKSIDAVLHLSQNFGLQASDPGILVVEFIFSVVWQLLDASLDDEGLLELTPEKTSKWATKPQEMEIDDHDNYDEKRTERHEKLQILNTEMAIEMIGLFLRDNVTSRILQLAQQNLPSHWVSFIQRLQLLGANSSAIRNSKTLNGEELMQLNLGSRIAMSRETKKSSLQKFYSFMALGSLVSSAGLCHGASPSALWLPLDLALEDAMDGYQVNATSTIEIITGLTKTLQAINSTTWHDTFLGLWIAALRLVQRERDPIEGPIPRLDTRLSILLSIIPLVVTDLIEEEENTPVNELECGSTTLWKDKKVTAKCRSDLVSCLQLLGDYQGLLNPPQSVVSAANQAAAKAMLFISGINVGSSYFECINANDMPVNCSGNMRHLIVEACIARNLLDTSAYFWPGYVNGCMNQISHSIPAQVPGWSSFFKGAPLTPVMFSSLVSSPASSLAELEKVYELAVKGSDDEKISAATILCGASLLRGWNIQEHTVHFITRLLSPPVPMNYSGSDSHLISHAPILNVLIVGLASVDCVQIFSLHGLVPHLACSLMPICEVFGSCVPDVSWSLPTGEEINAHAVFSNAFALLLKLWRFNHPPLEHGVGDVPTVGSQLTPEYLLSVRNSHLVSSGNNHKDRNKRRLSAVATSSSPQPIFVDSFPKLKVWYRQHQKCIASTLSGLVHGTPVHHTVNMLLNMMFRKINGGSQTVTTITSGSSGSSGSVNEDSSLRPNLPAWDILECVPFVVDAALTACAHGRLSPRELATGLKDLADFLPASLATIVSYFSAEVSRGVWKPVFMNGTDWPSPAANLSNVEEKIKKILAATGVDIPSLATGGSSPATLPLPLAAFVSLTITYKIDKASERFLNLAGPALECLAAGCPWPCMPIVASLWTQKARRWFDFLVFSASRTVFLHNSDAVFQLLKSCFTATLGLGATALSSNGGVGALLGHGFGSHFCGGISAVAPGILFLRVYRSIREIVFIAEEIISLIMNSVKDVACSGLPREKLEKLKRTKNGLRCGQVSLSAAMTQVKLAASLGASLVWLSGGAGLVQSLFKETLPSWFIAVHRSEQEGPKGMVAMLQGYAIAYFAVLCGAFAWGIDSSISASKRRPKVLGAHMELLARAVDGKISLGCDWAIWRSYVSGFVRLMVCCTPSWVLEVDADVLKRLSKGLRQWNEKELAQALLGIGGVETMGAAAELIIQDY, from the exons ATGGCCGCTTCTATTGGAAGCAGCATATGGGATTGTGTTGCAGAGATAACCAAGTTAGCACAAGAGAAGGGCAGCGATCCCTTTCTTTGGGCTCTGCAGATATCCTCTAATTTAACCTCGAATGGCGTGAATTTACCCTCTCCAGAACTTGCAGATTTCCTAGTCTCTTACATTTGTTGGGATAATAATGTTCCCATTCTCTGGAAGTTTCTGGAGAAGGCCTTGGTGCTCAACATTGTGCCTCCTCTGATGGTTATTGCCTTGCTTTCTGATAG GGTTATTCCGTGTCGACATTTCCGACCAGTGGCATACAGGCTTTTTATGGAACTTCTCAAGAGACATGCTTTTTCGCTAAAGTGGCAAATTAATGGGCAAAATTTTGAAAA GACCATGAAATCAATAGATGCTGTTCTTCATTTGTCCCAGAATTTTGGTCTGCAAGCTAGTGATCCTGGAATTCTTGTGGTTGAGTTTATCTTTTCAGTTGTGTGGCAGTTATTAGATGCATCTCTGGATGATGAAGGTTTGCTAGAACTTACTCCAGAGAAGACGTCTAAGTGGGCAACAAAACCTCAAGAAATGGAAATAGATGATCATGATAATTATGACGAAAAGAGGACTGAGCGTCATGAGAAACTGCAAATTTTGAATACAGAAATGGCTATTGAGATGATTGGCCTATTTCTAAGAGACAATGTAACTTCACGGATTCTTCAGTTGGCACAACAGAACTT GCCCTCACATTGGGTAAGCTTTATCCAAAGATTACAACTGCTTGGAGCTAATTCATCAGCAAtaagaaattcaaaaactttaaaTGGAGAGGAGCTTATGCAGTTGAATTTGGGATCTCGTATTGCAATGAGTCGAGAAACCAAGAAAAGTTCATTGCAAAAGTTCTATTCTTTTATGGCTTTAGGATCATTAGTTTCTTCTGCTGGTCTTTGCCATGGAGCTAGTCCTTCTGCACTTTGGCTTCCTCTTGATCTTGCATTAGAAGATGCCATGGATGGGTATCAAGTTAATGCAACAAGTACTATTGAAATCATAACAG GTTTAACTAAGACTCTTCAAGCAATAAACAGCACTACATGGCACGATACCTTCTTAGGTCTTTGGATTGCGGCTCTACGTCTTGTTCAAAGG GAAAGAGATCCCATAGAGGGCCCAATTCCTCGTTTGGATACTCGCTTATCCATATTACTATCGATCATACCTCTTGTGGTTACTGACCTCATTGAGGAAGAGGAAAATACACCTGTTAACGAATTAGAATGTGGCTCCACAACTCTCTGGAAGGACAAGAAGGTTACAGCAAAGTGCCGCAGTGATTTGGTATCATGCTTACAGTTACTTGGTGATTACCAAGGCTTGTTGAATCCACCTCAATCTGTTGTTTCAGCAGCCAATCAGGCTGCTGCAAAAGCAATGTTGTTCATTTCTGGTATCAATGTTGGGAGCTCGTACTTTGAATGTATCAATGCTAATGACATGCCAGTCAATTGTT CTGGAAACATGCGCCATCTAATTGTTGAGGCTTGTATTGCTAGAAACCTATTGGACACATCAGCATATTTCTGGCCTGGCTATGTGAATGGATGCATGAACCAAATATCTCATAGCATACCAGCTCAAGTTCCTGGTTGGTCTTCATTCTTTAAGGGAGCCCCACTCACCCCAGTGATGTTCAGTTCTCTGGTTTCAAGTCCTGCTTCAAG TTTAGCAGAGCTCGAGAAAGTATATGAGCTTGCTGTCAAAGGATCAGATGATGAGAAGATATCTGCTGCTACAATTCTTTGTGGAGCTTCTCTTCTTCGGGGTTGGAATATACAG gAACATACTGTTCATTTCATAACAAGATTATTGTCTCCTCCAGTACCTATGAATTATTCAGGGTCGGACAGCCATTTGATAAGCCATGCTCCAATCCTGAATGTTCTTATCGTTGGATTAGCATCTGTTGATTGTGTTCAGATATTCTCACTACATGGCTTA GTTCCACATCTTGCATGCTCATTGATGCCAATCTGTGAGGTCTTCGGGTCATGTGTGCCAGACGTCTCATGGTCTTTGCCTACAGGGGAAGAAATCAATGCTCATGCTGTGTTTTCAAATGCATTTGCACTTCTTTTGAAGCTATGGCGGTTTAATCATCCTCCTCTTGAACATGGAGTTGGAGACGTACCCACAGTTGGATCCCAGCTAACTCCTGAATACCTCCTATCAGTACGTAACTCCCACTTAGTCTCTTCGGGAAACAACCACAAGGATCGTAACAAAAGGAGACTCTCTGCAGTTGCAACATCATCATCTCCACAGCCAATATTTGTAGATTCTTTTCCGAAATTGAAAGTCTGGTATCGACAGCATCAAAAGTGTATAGCTTCCACCCTGTCAGGCCTTGTTCATGGAACTCCTGTTCATCATACTGTCAATATGCTTCTTAACATGATGTTTAGAAAGATCAACGGAGGAAGTCAAACTGTAACTACTATTACTTCTGGAAGTAGTGGTTCATCTGGATCTGTAAATGAAGATTCCTCTCTGAGGCCTAATTTGCCTGCATGGGACATCTTGGAATGCGTTCCTTTTGTCGTTGATGCAGCATTGACTGCCTGTGCTCATGGAAGGCTATCCCCGCGTGAACTGGCTACAG GGCTTAAAGATTTAGCTGACTTTCTTCCTGCATCTTTGGCAACCATTGTCAGCTACTTCTCGGCTGAAGTAAGCCGAGGTGTTTGGAAGCCGGTATTTATGAATGGTACAGATTGGCCCAGTCCTGCAGCAAATTTGTCCAATGTTGAGGAAAAGATCAAGAAAATTTTAGCCGCTACTGGTGTTGATATTCCAAGTCTTGCCACAG GAGGGAGCTCTCCAGCAACACTTCCCTTGCCATTGGCTGCTTTTGTGAGCCTCACCATAACATATAAAATCGACAAAGCTTCTGAAAGATTTCTTAATTTAGCTGGTCCGGCACTGGAGTGCCTTGCAGCTGGTTGTCCTTGGCCTTGCATGCCCATTGTTGCTTCCCTATGGACCCAAAAGGCAAGACGTTGGTTTGACTTCCTTGTCTTTTCTGCATCTCGTACTGTGTTCCTCCACAATAGCGATGCAGTGTTTCAACTTCTCAAAAGCTGCTTTACTGCTACTCTCGGTCTAGGTGCTACAGCTCTGTCGAGCAATGGTGGAGTTGGTGCACTTCTTGGCCATGGATTTGGTTCTCATTTCTGTGGTGGGATTTCAGCTGTTGCCCCAGGAATTCTTTTTCTACGTGTTTACCGATCCATTAGAGAAATTGTGTTCATCGCAGAAGAAATTATCTCTCTCATAATGAACTCCGTGAAAGATGTAGCTTGCAGCGGACTTCCAAGGGAGAAACTAGAGAAGTTGAAGAGAACGAAGAACGGTCTGAGATGTGGACAAGTTTCACTCTCTGCAGCAATGACTCAAGTCAAACTTGCAGCTTCACTCGGAGCTTCTCTCGTATGGCTATCCGGTGGCGCAGGATTGGTTCAGTCGTTATTCAAGGAAACTTTGCCTTCTTGGTTCATAGCTGTTCACAGGTCCGAGCAGGAAGGACCGAAGGGTATGGTTGCGATGCTTCAGGGATACGCAATAGCATACTTTGCTGTACTTTGTGGAGCATTTGCTTGGGGGATTGATTCATCGATATCAGCATCAAAGCGGCGTCCTAAAGTCCTTGGTGCACATATGGAACTTCTAGCAAGAGCAGTTGATGGGAAGATATCACTGGGTTGTGATTGGGCGATTTGGCGATCCTATGTGTCAGGATTTGTGAGGCTAATGGTGTGTTGTACACCTTCTTGGGTGTTGGAAGTGGATGCAGATGTTCTGAAGAGACTAAGTAAAGGGTTGAGGCAGTGGAATGAGAAGGAGCTAGCACAAGCTTTGTTAGGAATTGGTGGAGTTGAGACAATGGGTGCTGCAGCTGAACTAATAATTCAGGATTACTGA
- the LOC136219819 gene encoding ribonucleoside-diphosphate reductase small chain A gives MGSLTNGTGIPRDEEHEEEPILKEQNQRFCMFPIRYKQLWEMYKKAEASFWTAEEVDLSQDVKQWESLSVSEKHFISHVLAFFAASDGIVLENLAARFLNDVQIPEARAFYGFQIAMENIHSEMYSLLLETYIKDSMEKHRLFNAIENIPCVARKANWALNWINSSLTFAERIVAFACVEGIFFSGSFCAIFWLKKRGLMPGLTFSNELISRDEGLHCDFACLLYSLLQKQLSWEKVQQIIDEAVEIETEFVCDALPCALIGMNSTLMSQYIKFVADRLLVALGYQRKYNVENPFDWMEFISLQGKTNFFERRVGEYQKASVMSSLEDGGKNFVFKMDEDF, from the exons ATGGGTTCTCTAACTAATGGAACAGGGATACCCAGAGACGAAGAACATGAGGAGGAGCCTATACTCAAGGAACAAAACCAGAGATTTTGTATGTTTCCCATTAGATATAAGCAACTTTGGGAGATGTACAAGAAAGCTGAGGCCAGTTTTTGGACCG CTGAGGAGGTTGATCTCTCCCAAGATGTGAAGCAATGGGAAAGTCTGTCTGTTTCAGAAAAACACTTTATCAGCCATGTATTAGCATTTTTTGCTGCATCTGATGGGATTGTTTTGGAGAATCTAGCAGCAAGATTTTTAAATGATGTTCAAATACCAGAG GCCCGAGCATTCTATGGATTTCAAATAGCGATGGAGAATATTCATTCTG AGATGTACAGCTTACTTTTGGAGACGTACATCAAGGATTCAATGGAGAAGCATAGATTatttaatgctattgaaaacaTTCCTTGTGTGGCTAGGAAGGCAAACTGGGCACTTAACTGGATTAACAG CTCCTTGACGTTTGCAGAGAGAATTGTTGCTTTTGCTTGTGTTGAAGGGATCTTTTTCTCAGGAAG TTTCTGTGCCATTTTCTGGCTTAAAAAGAGGGGTTTGATGCCCGGTCTGACATTCTCAAATGAGTTAATATCCAGAGATGAAGGCTTGCATTGTGATTTTGCATGCCTTCTCTATAG CTTGTTGCAGAAGCAACTTAGCTGGGAAAAAGTTCAGCAAATCATTGATGAAGCAGTAGAAATTGAAACCGAGTTTGTCTGTGATGCCCTCCCATGTGCATTGATTGGCATGAACTCAACACTTATGAGCCAGTACATAAAGTTCGTTGCTGACCGTCTTTTG GTTGCCTTAGGCTATCAAAGGAAGTACAACGTCGAAAACCCCTTCGATTggatggagttcatatcttTGCA AGGgaaaacaaatttttttgagaGAAGGGTCGGAGAATATCAAAAGGCATCTGTTATGTCAAGCCTTGAAGATGGTGGAAAGAACTTTGTGTTTAAGATGGATGAGGATTTCTAA